A stretch of DNA from Candidatus Spechtbacterales bacterium:
TTCGTATTGATCCTGAGGGAATATCCGCATCGTCGTGTACAAGGATAAAAGAGTTTGGATTTAACTTTTTAGCATCTACAAGCTCCTTTATGGCAAGACCTGACTTGTTCATAAAAGTTAGTGGTTTTGCCAGAACTACTTTTCTGTCTTTTGTTTTTCCTGTGTAGTACAGCGTTTTTTTGGTTTCGGTTTCTTTAAACTCCACCCCTTCTTTTTCAAGAGCATTCATTATTAAATCAACAACCTCGTACCCCGCGTTATGGGGAGTATTGTTGTATTCTTGTCCCGGATTGCCCAGGCCCACAATTGTAATGGTTTTTTTTAATTTCATGATGAAAAAAGAATTCTGAATTTTGAATTTTGAATAAAATTCTAATGACCGAATGTTTTAAAAATTAAGACATTAATACATTTAATTAAAATTAAAAATTAGAAATTTAAAATTAATTCAAAGTTTTATCTATAAAACTTTGAATTTGTGAATAGTCTTCATATCCCGCTGTCGGGTGCAGTGTGTAAAGCATTTGTCCGTTAGAGTCTGTCATATCTGAGTATAACAGATTATTAAGAGTAGGTGTAATTGTGTACATCTCTACACTGTCCGCGCCCATTTTGTTGAGCACCGGTTCTATTTGCAGGAATTGCAATATAGATATATCTGTTGAAAAATATTCCTGATATGTTTCAATTATGTCCCCTTTATCCTCATTTAGTAGGCCATCTCCACTGCTTATTTTTTCCAGTATCGCGATAATAAGTTTTTGTTGCCTTGCCATTCTGTCAAAATCCCCCCCGGCCCTGCCTCTGTCTCGTATGTAGAACAATGCCTCCTCTCCGTTCTTGTGACCCTCTTCGGTTTCTACGCCGCCTATTAAATCAACAACCTTTTCTGTACCCGCAAGGTTTATAACAATAGAGTAGTGTATATTTTGCCCGGTTATTTCCCTAACCTTACTTTTCATTATTTCTGTTTTTTGCGCGTCCGGAATTTCAGTGCCTCCTGCCAATCTGTATAGTTCATTTATTTTTTGGAACGCCCCATCATGAGATATCCAAAGGTCTCTGGGAAGAGAAAATAAATACGCCTTTTGAGTTTCGTGTTCTAAGCTCAGTAGTATTATTGTGTCCGCGACATCTCCGGATATATAATCTTCGCCGCTTATTCCCAGAAGCAGTATATTTGTTTTGCCGTTTTCCGAGTGTAATTGTGTTTTTTCAGCCAAGGTTTTAAAAGAGGGTACAGTTATTTTTTCCGGGCTCTTTATGTCCGCAGGTGTTTCCATCTGCGCGGTTTGGCGTATACTGCCGGCAAGATGTGAAAGCCCCCAGGCAACACCCAATACTACTCCGAACAGAGCCAGAGAACCTATGGCGGCAAGCACTGTTTTGCTTTTTATAAACTTCATTATTGTTATTTTTGTTTTTAATCCTCAGCTTCAGCATAGCCCCCTAAATACATTTAGTAAAGTGGGGATTATGCTTTAAAATAAGGATTTTAGGGTAATTGCCAAGCCATATTTATTGTGATAATATAAGGTTGCACTGTCGGGAAATCAGTTCGATTTTGCACAATTACAGACATGAACGAAAAACTTCGCGGAACATTAGATTTTATATGGGATATCTCTAAGATAATCCTTATTTCGCTTGTCATTATTATACCGATAAGGTACTTTGTGGTGCAGCCATTTTTTGTGAGGGGCGCCAGTATGGAGCCTACATATCAGCAGGGAGATTACCTTTTAGTTGATGAAATATCATATCGTTTTTCAGAACCAAAAAGAGGCGAGGTTATAATTTTTCGCTTCCCGGGAAATCCTTCGCAGTTTTACATAAAAAGAATAATCGGCCTTCCCGGTGAAACAGTTATTGTAAATGACGGGGGGGTTACAGTAGTAAGTGACGACAATCCCGATGGCCTGACTCTGGAAGAAGATTACATACGCAACATAAATACAGACGGAACACTGGAGGTAGAGCTTAATGGAAATGAGTACTTTGTTATGGGAGATAACCGCCTCGCAAGCTACGACTCAAGAAGATGGGGGCCGTTGGCCGAAAACTTTATAATAGGCAAGGTGTTTGTACGCGCATGGCCCTTTGAACAATTTGGTGTAATAGAAGCACCAGCTTACTAAACTATATGTCAAAAGAAAAAAAGAAACAATTTAGAACACCCACAGGAATGCACGATATTTTGCCTAATGAGCAATACATCTGGCAGTATTTTTGGAGGATGGCCGAAGACACAGCAGGCTTTTATAATTATGAGAGGATAGATACGCCAATGATAGAGCAGACCGAGCTTTTTGAAAAAGGAACAGGACAGGGGACTGACATTGTGCAAAAGGAGATGTTTTCTTTCAAAACCAAAGGAGGAGACAGTTTAACTCTTCGCCCTGAAGGGACACCATCAGTAGCAAGAGCATTTATACAAAATGGAATGAGAAAATGGACATCTCCTGTTAAGGTGTATTACGGAGGTCCTATGTTTAGACACGAAAAACCACAGCGTGGCAGGTTTCGCCAGTTTTACCAGTTTGGACTGGAGACAATAGGGGAAGAAGATGCTGCAAGAGATGCTGAAATAATAAATACAACATTCAAAATATTAGAACGTTTACGCCTGACGCAGGTGTGTATGGAGATAAACTCCATAGGGTGCAAAGCTTGTCGCCCCAGATATATAAAAGCTTTAAAGAATTATTACAGGTATAGGTTAAAACAAGTTTGCGCGGACTGCCGCGAAAGGTACAAGAGCAGTCCTTTGCGCCTTTTGGACTGTGACCAGGAAAAGTGCCAAAGAGTTAAGACCGAGGCTCCCCAGATAGTGGATGATCTTTGTAATGACTGTAATGAGCACTTTAAAGAGGTCTTAGAAATTCTTGATTTTGTAAATATACCCTACATACTGAATCCTCATCTTGTGCGCGGATTGGATTATTACACAAGAACAGTTTTTGAGATATTTTTGGGGGATGTTACAGAAACTCCGTCAATTTCTGAAGGTGGCGACACCCCTAAAAGACTTGCAATTGCATCAGGAGGCAGGTATGATAATCTCGTTAAATTTTTGGGAGGAAATGATGCTCCCGCCGTAGGTGTTGCAATGGGTGTTGAAAGAATAATTGAGGCGATGAAGGCTAATGATAAATTGCCTAAGAAGCCTCAGGGACCAAGAGTTTTTGTTGTACAACTTGGAGACAGGGCAAAAAAGAGGGCGTTTCTTCTGTTTGAAGAGTTCCGCAAAGAAGGTATCGCGGCAAGAGAGGCTTTGGGTAGGGATTCTATTAGCGCGCAGTTAAAACTGGCAAACAAATATAAGGCTGATTTGGCAATAATAATAGGACAAAAAGAGGTTTTAGATAAAGTTGCAATAATAAGGGAAATGGACACAGGAACCCAGGAGACAATACCTGAAGAAAAGCTGATTAAAGAGATTAAAAAGAGGTTAAGCAAGAAAAGGTAAAGTAATTCTTAGCGAACGAGAAGCGTGAGCTTAGTAGTACTCACCGAGCACTCAATCTTAATTTTTTAAAAAATTAAGATTGAGTGCTCGGTGCTCATGAATGTAAGTTCGTATTGCGCAAGCAAGCTTGCTTACACTCACTAACTATTCATGGCAGATATTTTTTGCAGGATAATACAAGGAGAGGTAGCGGGTGAATTTCTGTTTGAAGATGACGATTTGGTGGTATTGAAAGATATAGCCCCAAAAGCCCCGGTACATTACCTGGTTATACCTAAAAAACATATTTCAACGATAAACGATGTAGCAGAAGAAGATTCCGAACTTTTAGGAAAAATGGTACTGGCCGCTAAGAGAACCGCAAAGGAAAAAGGAATAGAAGAAGGTTACAAGCTTGTTTATAATGTCGGGGAAAGAGGTGGTCAGGAAGTGCTACACATCCACTTGCATGTGTTGGGGGGCTGGAAAGAACAGTAAATGTAAATTACAATATAAAATTAAAAAACTAAATTATTTCGCGAAGCGAATTCCAAAATTTTAAATTTTGAATTTGATTGAGCGAAGCGCCTGCCTGCCGGCAGGCAGGCCTGCCTGCCGTGTTAGAGAATGCGGCGCAGGTAGAAAGAAACATGGTAAATACAACAAACAAAAACACAAGAACCGGAATGGAAGTCCGTAAAAAAGGGGGAGAGTCTGTTGGTAGCCTGAGCAGGCGCTTTACACAAAAGGTTCGCGGAAGCGGAGTTTTGATGGAAGTGCGTGGAAGGTCTTTCTACAAGCCAAAGCAGAATAAAAAGGCAAGAAGAAAGAGTGCCTTGGTTCGTGCGGAGCGCAGGAAAGAGTACGCAAAGTTGCGCAAGTGGGGAAAGGTAAAATAAGTGATTTATTAACGAAAACGAGCACAGCGAAATTTGAGTTTAGAAAGAACTTACCCCACCGTAATTTTGCCTTCTAACTATCAAACAGTCTTGTAATTAGAGATAATTGTTTAACGCAGCGGCGCAGAGGGTGAATAACCCCGAGCCTGCCTGCCGGCAGGCAGGCGTAGCGAGTGCGCCGCCATTCACAGCAAGCAAAATTAGGGCGGGGTAACTCGCCATCTCCCTAGGCCTAACGGCCGGTGGCTAGACGTAAAGTCGCCATCCCGGCATAGCCTAGGGAGATGGCGGCCCAAAGGGCTTAGCCATAAAACTATGAGTTTAGTTGACCAGATACAGTCTGATATAAAAACAGCTTTAAAAGAAAAGGATGAGAAGGCATCCCTTGTTTTACGTTCGCTTAGTGCGGCTTTTAAAAACAAGGAAATAGAATTAGGTAAAAGAGAAGAGGGTTTGAGTGACGTTGAGGTGGAAGCAATAATATTAAGCGAGATAAAAAAGAGAAAAGAGGCTCGCCAGCAGTATGAAAAAGGTGGCCGAAGCGATTTGGTGGAAGAAGAGATGGCGGAAGAAAAAATTTTAGAAAAGTACGCTCCTGAACAAATGTCTGAAGACAAGCTTGAGAAGATAATTGATGATATAATAGAGAAAACAGAGGCAGCAGGAATGCAGGATATTGGCAAGGTGATGAAAGAGGTGATGGCACAGGTGGGCAACAATGCAGATGGTTCTTTAGTAAGCTTATTAGTTAGGAAAAAACTGCAATGATCTGTCGTGTTGTTAATGAGACCTCTTTTGATGTGAACGAGGAGATGCTCAAAAAGTGCGTTCGGGAGACTGTGCGGGCATTCGGTAAAAACGAAGACATTTCCTGCAGTATAGTAATAGCAGGTTTGGACAAGATAAGGGAGTTAAATGAAAAGTACTATAACAAAAAGGGCGCGACGGATGTTTTAACATTTTCTTCGGAAGAAGAGGATTATGCGGGGGATGTAGTTGTGTGTCCTTCGTACATAAAGGAAAGCACAGGGGAAGAAGGTTTTGAATGGGAGTTTTGCCACGTTGTGGTTCATGGCACCATACACCTTCTCGGAATACACCACGAAGAAGATGAAAAGAATGGACATACCAAGCAACATGAAAAAGAGGTAGAGATTATAAACAAGGTATTAAAGAATAATAATTAATTTTTCAGTCAACTTTTCATTTTAATCTTTTTAATGGCTAGGGAACATATAATTTGTGGAATAGATATAGGATCTCGTTATATATATACGGTTATTGCTTCGTTTTCAAATGATGTTCCCTTACCACAGATAATGGGGATGGGCAGAGCTCGCTCCGCGGGAATACGCAAAGGAATGATAAGCGATTCCGAGGATGCCATAGTTTCTATAAGCAAATCAGTCAAAGAAGCTGAAAAGATGGCGGGGGTATCAATAGGCAGCGCCTATGTCAGTATAGGCGGTAATCATATTACAAGCATGCCTTCAAGAGGTGTTGTTGCTGTTTCACGTGCTGATGGGGAAATATCAGGCGAAGATGTAGAACGCGTAAAAACAGCTGCCGCAACAGTTACACTTCCCCAGAATCGGGAGATTTTACACAACATACCGAGAGAGTTTATTTTAGATAATGAGTCCGGACTACGCGATGTTAATGGAATGAAAGGGTTAAGACTTGAGGCGGATACTTTAATAATAGCGGGTTCAACGGCTCACATTAAAAATATTACAAAGTGTGTAAATGACGCCGGGGTTGATGTTGACGGCTTTGTTTTAGCACCTATTGCTGCCGCGGAAGCCGTGCTCTCAAAACGACAAAAGGATCTAGGTGTTCTCTGTCTTAACATAGGAGCCGGCACAACCGAGTTGGCAGTTTTTGAAGAAGGTAATCTTATTTACGCGAACATACTTCCCTTGGGGGGGGACAATATAACAAACGACCTGGCAATAGGTCTCCGTATTAATGTTGATGTGGCCGAGCGTCTTAAGCGGGAATATGGCATGGCTTTGGCATCGGAGATACCAAAGAGAGATACAATAGATTTATCTCAGTATGACCCGAATGAAACAGAGGCTGTAAATCGCAAAGCTGTCGTAGAGATAATAGAGGCACGTCTTTTTGAGATATTTGATATGGTAAACAAGGAGCTTAGCTCCATAGGAAAGGAGGCATTTCTTCCGGGAGGAGTTGTACTTACGGGAGGCAGTGCCAAGATTCCTCATATAGTAGAGTCATGTAAAATGAAATTACGCCTGCCTGTACAGATAGGATTTCCACGGGATGTTGAGGGTGTCACAACTTCTATGGACGACCCTTCATATGCCGCTGTTCTCGGGCTTATATTTCACGGATATGAGGAGGGTGAATATACCGCGCGTTCGTTCTCAGGACCGGGAACTGCCTCATTTGCAAGAGCAGGAAGCAAGGTGAAAAAGTGGATGCGCTCTCTTCTGCCATAGGTTTAAAAGTTTTATAAACCCAATACAGACAAAATCCTCACAGGCTTTTTATTTTTGCCTTGACTTTTTGGTTTATTTTCTGTAACCTACACTATTGAACAAAGTTTGGCTTCAATATTTTTAAAAGTAAAAAGAAGCCCCGGGATTTAACCCTAAAATTAAATTTATTATTATGGCTCAAATTAAACCTGACATAGAAACATTTGCAAAAATAAAAGTTGTGGGAGTTGGTGGTTCGGGTTGCAACGCTATCAGCCGGATGATTGACTCTAAAATAGAAGGCGTGGAATTCGTCGCTATTAATACGGACGCTCAGGCTCTGCATCACTCAAACGCTCCTCTTAAAATAAATATTGGAAAGAACTTAACACGCGGTCTCGGAGCCGGTATGAATCCGGAAATAGGAAGGCAGGCAGCTGAAGAAAATCGGGACGAGATACAAGATGCTGTTAAAGGTGCCGATATGGTTTTTGTTACCTGCGGTATGGGAGGAGGAACCGGTACAGGCGCTTCAGCGGTTATTGCGGAAGCCGCCCGTGACTCAGGGGCACTAACAGTAGCTACCGTTACACGCCCCTTCAGTTTTGAAGGAGCTCAGCGCGCGCGTATTGCAGAAGAGGGTTTGAGCAAACTTAAAGAGCACGTGGATACTTTAATTGTTATAAACAATGATCGCCTTCTTCAGGTGATAGACCGAAAGACCTCTTTGATAAATGCTTTTGGGACAGTAGATGATGTTTTGCGCCAGGGAGTGCAGGGTATAAGCGACCTTGTTATACAGCCCGGTTTGGTCAATGTGGATTTTGCTGACATACGCGCAATAATGAGCGAGGCGGGAAGCGCGCTTATGGGAATTGGTCTAGCAAGTGGTGAAGAGAGGGCAATGGAAGCTGCTCGCGCTGCTATTAGCTCTCCTTTGCTTGATATCGCAATTGATGGAGCACGTGGAGTATTGTTCAGTGTTGCGGGAGGTGAAGACTTGGCAATGAGCGAGATAAATGATGCGGCTAAAATAATAACAGATTCAATTAATCCCGATGCCAGAGTTATTTTTGGGGCTGTAATAGACGACAAACTCAAAAAGGGAACTTTGAAAGTTACAGTAATAGCCACAGGGTTTTCAGACATGCCTGTAAGCAATACAGAGGAATTGGATTTCTCTGCGGTTACAGCACGCACCGCAAGTTTTAAAAAAGATGAGATAGAAGATGAAGCTGTGGCAGAAAAAGTAAAGGTAAATCGCGAAGATGACTTTCCTAAGCTGGCTACTAAAAATAACAAAGAAGAAAAGAGCGCTGTTGACGGCGATGATGACAAAGAAGAGGATTGGGATATCCCGACATTTATTAGAAAGAAGATGAAATAATCTATTTTTTAAATTTTTAAAATGGCACGCCACACGGCGTGCCATTTTTGGTATAATAAAGATAACACTTATTATTTTTCCACAGGGCACTTCGCTTGACTCGTGTTAAAATAAAACACCACTTAGAGAAATTCTCATCGGGAACTAATTCCATACCCCTAATAAATTTATTTTATTTTTTACCTCTTGGCACAAGGGATAAAAAAGAACACTAACTATGGCACGTATTCCTTTCACAACTCCATTTAAAAGAGTAAGAAAAAGAGACGGGCGTGTTGTTGAATGGGAACAGTCCCGTATCACCAGCGCAATCCGAAAAGCAATGACTAAGATGGAAGAGGGCAATCCTCAAAAGGACTCTGAAAGAATATCGGATAAAGTTGTCCAGTTGCTTGTTAAAAAATATCCCTCAAAACAGGTTTTAACCATTGAAGAAATTCAGGATGTTGTTGAAGACGCGCTTATTCTGATGGAGTTTCCAAAGACAGCGAAGGAATACATCGTTTACAGAAGAGAACGTGCCAAGGTGCGTGAGAGTCAAAGACATGTTCCCGAACATGTGCAGAAAAAAGCGGCAGAGAGTAAAAAATATTTTAAAAACAAATTAGGCGAGTTTATCTACTACAGGACTTATTCCCGATGGATAGAGGACGAGGGAAGGCGAGAGACATGGAGCGAGACAGTAGATCGTTATGTAGATTTTATGCGCGAGAATATCTCAAACGCGTTAAGTGAAGAGGAGTATGCGGAAGTTCGCGAAGCAATTTTAAAACAAGAAGTTATGCCTTCCATGCGCCTTATGTGGGGTGCTGGAGATGCGGCGCGAAAAACCAACGTTACCGGTTACAACTGTTCCTATATAGCCCCAAACCGCCTGGAGGATTTTGCAGAGATTATGTATCTTTCCATGTGTGGAACAGGAGTAGGTTTTTCCGCGGAAAGCAAGAATGTCCAACAACTGCCTATAATAAAACCGCAAACCGGAGATAAGTTAAAAACTCATGTTATAAAAGACTCAAAAGAAGGGTGGGGCGATGCCTTAACTCTCGCTCTTAAGACTTGGTATGACGGTAAAGATATAGATTTTGACTACTCGCAATTACGCCCTGCCGGAGCGCGACTCTTAACGATGGGTGGCAGAAGTTCCGGACCTGAACCTCTTAAAAATCTTATGGAGTTTTCGCGCGAAAAGATACTTGAAAAACAAGGGAAGCGCCTTACTAATCTGGATGTCCACGATATTATTTGTAAAATAGGAGAGGTTGTAGTTGCCGGAGGTGTAAGGCGGAGCGCTCTTATATCTATATCTGATTTAGACGATAAAGAGATGCGCCACGCAAAAGAGGGCAAGTTTTACATGTTTGAGCCACAGCGGCAAATGGCGAATAATTCAGCCGCGTATAATAAAAAACCCACAACCACGGAATTTATGGAAGAGTGGCTGGCGCTTGCTAAAAGTGGCACAGGTGAGAGGGGTATATTTAACAGAGCCGGCTTAAAACATCAGATGCCTGAACGCCGATGGAAGATAACAGCCCCGCACTGGGCCGACATGGGAACTAATCCATGCGGTGAGATAAACCTGCGAAGCAAGCAGTTCTGCAACCTTTCAGAGGTAGTATGCAGAAGCGAAGACACAGAAGAGACTCTTATGCGAAAAGTGCGTCTCGCAACAATTTTAGGGACTTATCAGTCTTCTCTTACCAACTTTCCTTATCTGTCTAAAGAGTGGAAGAAAAACTGTGAAGAAGAGCGTTTGCTCGGAGTATCTCTCACAGGACAGTGGGATTCAGAAGCCGCGCGCGATCCCAAAATTCTTCCCAAACTTAAAGCCGAAGCCATAAGGGTTAATGAAGAGTATGCTAAAAAAATGAAAATAAATCCGTCTAGTGCGATAACATGTGTTAAGCCGTCTGGAACCGTTTCTCAGCTTGTAGATTCAGCCAGTGGTATGCATGCCAGGCATTCAGAATACTATATTCGCCGCGTTAGAATATCTGCAACTGACCCGCTTTTTCATATGCTTCGCGACCAGAAGTTTCCTCATAAGCCCGAGATTGGACAGGATCCCGAAACCGCAACTACTTTTGTTCTTGAGTTTCCGGTTAAAGCTCCTGACAACGCGATAACAAGCGGACAGCTTACAGCATTAGATCAGCTTAAGCACTGGAAGAGTATAAAGGAAAACTTTACAGAACATAACCCATCGGTAACAGTTTCTCTTAATGACGAGGAGTGGATACACACAGCCCACTGGCTTTATGAAAATTGGGACATACTTGGGGGATTAAGCTTCCTTCCGAGGAATGACCACCACTATGCCTTAGCACCATATGAAGAAATTACAAAAGAGCAGTACGAAGAGATGGCGGCCTCAATGCCCGATGTGGACTTTGCCCAAATTGTGGGATATGAGCGTGATGACAACACCGAAGGTGCAAAGGAGCTTGCATGTGTTGGTGGGGTTTGCGAGATAGAGGAGATGACAGGTCCGGCGGACACGGTGGCACACGACCACGAAGAATCCCGCGAAACTGCTTAATAAATTAAAAAATCTCAACAAAAATACACCGTTAGCGGTGTATTTTTGTTTAAGGTTGCAATAGGTGAACCTAATGTGGTTAGCATTAGGGTTGAATGTTGTTGTTTGATATAATGTAAGTATATATTATGAAAAAAAGAATTTTAGAACTCATTATTTCATTGACTTTTGTGGTTGTATCTACTGCAATAGTTTACAGTTTTCTTGTAGGTATACCTGAATTTTGGGATGCACAGTTTTTTTGGAGCGTTGCTTTGGCTATTGGCTGGGTTGTGGTTTAATCTGGATATTATAATCAGGGCTGGCTTGTACGCAAAGGAAAAAGCGCTGAAAATGTTTCCATTGTTTTACCTGTCGCGGTTTTTACAATATAGTGCATTTTGTTTATAAAAGGCATATATTATGAAGATTGGTCGTTATTATGGGGAGCTTTGGTTGTAAATTCCAGTGTTGTATTTAGTCTATACCAGATAGCTAAGGCTCGTGGGTTTTTGGATATAATTTTAAAAAGGTCGAAAAGCAGGAAAATTTAAAAAATAAAAAATACTAATTATGCGTCTTAAAAACAAAGTAGCAATTGTAACCGGTGCTTCATCGGGAATAGGTCGCGCCATAGCCGAGAGTTTTGTTGCAAACGGGGCTAGTGTTGTGTTTTCGGATATAAATGAACCAGACTACGATGTGAAAGAAAAGTTTGGTGAAAAGGCAGTTTTTTTCAAATGCGATGTCTCTGATTACTCGCAGGTTGAAGAACTTGTAAAAACCGCGATAGAAGAATTTTCCGGTCTGCACATTATGGTAAATAACGCAGGTATAGGGACCGTTGGAGGTATACTTGATGCCACTAAAGAAGACTGGCAAAAGACGGTAGATATAAACATGTCAGGAGTTTTTTATGGGATGAAATTAGCGGCACAGTACATGAAAGACAATGGTATCGAGGGCAGTATTGTGAATATGAGTTCTATTTTAGGTAAAGTTGGTTTTCAGGGGGCTGTTTCATACTGTGCTTCTAAAGGAGGTGTTGTACAGTTGACCCATGCGGGAGCATTGGATTTGGCTCCGTATAAAGTAAGGGTAAACGCTATAGCACCAGGGTTTATTAAAACAAAGATGACAGATCCTATGTTGACTAATGAAGATTTTAACAACCTGGTCGTCACTTCAACACCACTTGGACATGTGGGGGAACCTCAAGATATAGCGAACGCAGCAATTTATTTAGCTTCCGATGAGGCAAAATACGTAACAGGAGAGATAATATATGTAGATGGCGGGTGGACCGCAAAGTAAACGTTTAAAAAAATCGACTCACGCCCATGAGTCGATTTTTTTAATTAACTCATGCTCGTGAGTCGATTTTAAAAAATTAACTCATCATGTTGATGGGTTTTTGTTATTCTGGTAGTATGTCGGGGATGTTGAAGGGGTTGGACAAACTGCTTACTCCCGCGAATGCGCTTGTGTTTGTTTGTGCGTGCGTTATTTTGGGTGCGGGTATTTTTTATAAAGTTCCTCAAGCCCCATCAATTGGAGAATATAATGTTGAGGTTGAAGGAAAGATTGTGGAATACCCCGATGTTCGCGCGGATAAAACAATTTTAGTAATCCAGCCCACAAAAGGAGGGTCTGACCTTCCTTTGGGGCGGGTGCGGGTTTCTGCGGATAATTTGCGTGAGTTTTCATATGGCGAATATATAATTGCGCGGGGCACAATAAAAGAACCCGAAAATTTCGCGGACTTTAACTGGCGCGGGTATTTGGCAAAAGAGAGTGTGCAGTATGTAATGTATTACCCCGAGATTCAAAAGACAGGCAAGGTTGAAAAAGGACACCTACATTACGCGGCAGATTTGCGTTCAAAACTGCAGACAGGTTTAGATAACACGCTTTTGCCTCCGCATAACTCTCTTTATTCTGCAATGTTGCTTGCAAACAAAAGCGGTCTTTCGCAAGAACAAAAAGACAGTTTAGCCTCTGCGGGCTTAAGCCATATTGTTGCAATAAGCGGAATGCATATTGCTTTTATTTTGTTTATGGCTTTAGGAGCCTTTTTGGTGGCGGGCATGTGGCGACAGCAGGCAAATGTTTTGGCGCTTTTGTTTATAACCGGTTATATAGTTATGATAGGTGCGCCCGCTTCAGCTGTGCGTGCGGGTATTATGGCGGGCGTTTTAATTTTAGGGCAGCTTATAGGACGCCCCAGTTTCTCATGGCGCGCGCTTTTGTTTGCAGGCGCCTTGATGGTTTTATTTAATCCGTATATCGTGCGTTACGATATTGGTTTTCAGCTTTCGTTTCTTGCAGTCCTGGGAATAATACTATTTTTTAGGCGTATTGAGGTATTTCTCAGAAGCGTGCAAAAGAGAGTTGCTGAGTTTGTTTTGCGCGCGCCTGCCACAAAAGATAATATTGCCGCAACATATGCCGCGGAAAATAAATTTGGGTTCATCTCTATTTTGGCCGTGACACTTTCCGCGCAAGCTCTTACATTTCCCTTGATAATTTACAATTTCGGCAGTTTTTCTTTGGCATCACCCGCGACAAATTTGCTGGTCGTGCCGTTATTGCCCGCAGTTTTGGTTTCAGGATTTATATCTGCCTTTGGGGGTATGGTCGGGGGAGTTACAGCTTCGGTATTAGCCGCCCCCGCATGGATATTTTCGGAATATATTTGGTTTATTATTTCAACCTTTAGTTAAGTGGATAATTTTAAAGTGAAAATTTTTTCTAAAAAACAAAAATATATTCTCTGGGGGTTTTTGGGTGTAGCTGTCCTGTCTTTAAGTTTGGCATATATTTCAATACCGAGCGGGGCGCTTGAGGTACATTTTTTGGATGTAGGGCAGGGGGATGCTGTTTTCATAGAAACACCCTCGGGTCGGCAAATACTAATAGATAGCGGGCGCCCTGATTCGCCAATTCTGGAACGCCTCTCTAACTACATGCCGTTTTATGACAGAGATATAGATATCGTCGTGGCCACTCACATGGACGCGGATCACATAGGTGGGTTAGTGCATGTGCTTGAAAATTTTGAGGTGGATATGATGCTGGTTAATTCCGGTGATTTTACTAAACCCCTGAGTGAAAAATTATTTAAAATAGCTAAGGAAAAGAATATCCCTATAATACAGGCAGGTGTGGGGGATAAATTCACGCTTGATGAGGAGGTGTTTATGTATACCTTGCATCCTTCTTCGGGGTTTTTGAATAAAGACGAGAACGAAGCATCTC
This window harbors:
- a CDS encoding GatB/YqeY domain-containing protein translates to MSLVDQIQSDIKTALKEKDEKASLVLRSLSAAFKNKEIELGKREEGLSDVEVEAIILSEIKKRKEARQQYEKGGRSDLVEEEMAEEKILEKYAPEQMSEDKLEKIIDDIIEKTEAAGMQDIGKVMKEVMAQVGNNADGSLVSLLVRKKLQ
- the pth gene encoding aminoacyl-tRNA hydrolase; translated protein: MKLKKTITIVGLGNPGQEYNNTPHNAGYEVVDLIMNALEKEGVEFKETETKKTLYYTGKTKDRKVVLAKPLTFMNKSGLAIKELVDAKKLNPNSFILVHDDADIPSGSIRISYNASSGGHKGVEDIIRKLKTKDFLRFRIGVGGQKRPRKRTKTQMNKLVVGKVGGKNKLLLSKSEKLATQLVLDAVITGELSEQKNYKL
- a CDS encoding 30S ribosomal protein S21; the protein is MSEAPACRQAGLPAVLENAAQVERNMVNTTNKNTRTGMEVRKKGGESVGSLSRRFTQKVRGSGVLMEVRGRSFYKPKQNKKARRKSALVRAERRKEYAKLRKWGKVK
- the lepB gene encoding signal peptidase I — protein: MNEKLRGTLDFIWDISKIILISLVIIIPIRYFVVQPFFVRGASMEPTYQQGDYLLVDEISYRFSEPKRGEVIIFRFPGNPSQFYIKRIIGLPGETVIVNDGGVTVVSDDNPDGLTLEEDYIRNINTDGTLEVELNGNEYFVMGDNRLASYDSRRWGPLAENFIIGKVFVRAWPFEQFGVIEAPAY
- a CDS encoding LCP family protein; translated protein: MKFIKSKTVLAAIGSLALFGVVLGVAWGLSHLAGSIRQTAQMETPADIKSPEKITVPSFKTLAEKTQLHSENGKTNILLLGISGEDYISGDVADTIILLSLEHETQKAYLFSLPRDLWISHDGAFQKINELYRLAGGTEIPDAQKTEIMKSKVREITGQNIHYSIVINLAGTEKVVDLIGGVETEEGHKNGEEALFYIRDRGRAGGDFDRMARQQKLIIAILEKISSGDGLLNEDKGDIIETYQEYFSTDISILQFLQIEPVLNKMGADSVEMYTITPTLNNLLYSDMTDSNGQMLYTLHPTAGYEDYSQIQSFIDKTLN
- a CDS encoding histidine triad nucleotide-binding protein, which codes for MADIFCRIIQGEVAGEFLFEDDDLVVLKDIAPKAPVHYLVIPKKHISTINDVAEEDSELLGKMVLAAKRTAKEKGIEEGYKLVYNVGERGGQEVLHIHLHVLGGWKEQ
- the hisS gene encoding histidine--tRNA ligase; translation: MSKEKKKQFRTPTGMHDILPNEQYIWQYFWRMAEDTAGFYNYERIDTPMIEQTELFEKGTGQGTDIVQKEMFSFKTKGGDSLTLRPEGTPSVARAFIQNGMRKWTSPVKVYYGGPMFRHEKPQRGRFRQFYQFGLETIGEEDAARDAEIINTTFKILERLRLTQVCMEINSIGCKACRPRYIKALKNYYRYRLKQVCADCRERYKSSPLRLLDCDQEKCQRVKTEAPQIVDDLCNDCNEHFKEVLEILDFVNIPYILNPHLVRGLDYYTRTVFEIFLGDVTETPSISEGGDTPKRLAIASGGRYDNLVKFLGGNDAPAVGVAMGVERIIEAMKANDKLPKKPQGPRVFVVQLGDRAKKRAFLLFEEFRKEGIAAREALGRDSISAQLKLANKYKADLAIIIGQKEVLDKVAIIREMDTGTQETIPEEKLIKEIKKRLSKKR
- the ybeY gene encoding rRNA maturation RNase YbeY, translating into MICRVVNETSFDVNEEMLKKCVRETVRAFGKNEDISCSIVIAGLDKIRELNEKYYNKKGATDVLTFSSEEEDYAGDVVVCPSYIKESTGEEGFEWEFCHVVVHGTIHLLGIHHEEDEKNGHTKQHEKEVEIINKVLKNNN